GGGGTTCCCCAAACCTTtagcaatatccaataatatttgGTTATGGTAAAAGTTAACTGGCAAATTCGACAAACGAATCCACACCGGCGTCGTGTCAATATCATTCCTCATGGGGTCAAACTCTGGAGACCAAGCCTGCACCATAAGGTAGCTACCAAACGTCTGCCATGGCCCTCCAGTGAGTGCCCCCACATACTCCTCCTCCGACTCAAATCTGATCATGAAAATTGCCGAGAGAGATCCAAAACATACATCATTCCCTTCGGCTTCCATAGCTCTCGTAGCTTACAACTTAAAGCCGCAATCGAAACATTCACCCCCAACACCTTAACGATCATACACCTTTCCCACAACCCATTCATAGCCTCCATCACTTTATTCCTATCGTAACCACCGGTTCCCCATCCTCCCCATTCGGGAACTCCAGCCGTATCCTCTCCGAGACAAAACCAGCATCAAGGACATCCTCTGGAGTCTTCATACCTCCCATATTCGTACCCCTCACTCGAGCCACCCAAGAACCCTGCCCATCAGGAGGGTCTCCCGGAGGCCTACTTCGCTCACCAGCATCCTCCATCGTCGCATCTTGCTCATGTATCCCCAAAACCCTAGTCGCCTCCTTTTCTCCCATTTGTACTTGTGAACATATGAATAAAGGAAATATTgaccaataaaataaaataaaggaaatatAATATTTCCTCCGATTCAATTTATTTGTCGATTTGTcgtcgtttaaggtttttgtacacaaattaaaaaaaatattaaaatttttgttttagtctttattaataattttttaatttttttagttgatcaaaacattaaaatagttggaataaaattagaaactttaTCACATATctgtattaaaaattttaaatgacaactgtatgaaacaaaattttaactctaaaacgacaacttaaaagaaaggaaaggagtatatatatagcaaattgGTAATCATATAAACATCATTCTCAACACCTATAGACTCTCCATCAATAGCCAAGACCTCACAAAAAatacatacataattttttttttttaaacaacctgggcacgtgccccaccctATGCCTCTCTACGTTCGCCTCATTCAGCACATCAATTAAAAACATCTTCGCTAGTTTAGGATGTACTTATGACTAAATCTTTACATAAGTGTAACTCGTTCCGTATATGTAGTTCATTCGTGAGCAAAGTTAAAATCGTTGATTGTACTGTACAATCGAGGGCATTTTGGAGATTGTTTcataaatttctattataaatttaaaaatatataaaaaaattctactATAATGAATTTGAAAGATCTATCACTCTTTGCATACATCATCCGAAGTCACTTGCTccataaaaatgaaataatgtttCATAACAACAGTAGAAAGCCGAGTAAAATTGGTAATCGAGAATCGAGTGTACCTATAGCTTAAATAAACCATTCAACATGTTATGCCAAAAGTTGGGAGTATGTTACTTATACTTATATTGGATGAAGCATCTACTTGCTGGTTGCGGCCGTTAAATATATTGTTACATAATCGGTCTTTCTAGTGAAAAGTTTGTTTGTCCTAGTGGTAAAAACAGTGTAATATAAACATCTTAGATATCATGAgttcaaatccaaaaaaaaaaatttgggctTGTGGTCCTAGAATTCTCTATAACTGCTCTTTCACCTACGTACTAGTTTATGTCAATATCATTTAGTTGTAGGGAGCCTCAATTAGCATTTACCGGATCAGACATATCTTATGTTGTCACACGTTTTTCTTGCAATTTATGCGTTGCCCAACTTCATACCATTGATAGGCTACCAAACGGGCTCTTCGTTACCTTGCTGGAACATCCAACCATGGTACTTTTATACACAACTACAAGGATTCACCAATGACTCTTCATGCTTTCTCAGATACGGTTTGGACAGGTGATACTGATGACTTTGTTTCTACCAATACGTTCTATTGGTCTTCCAAAAAGCAAAAAGGAGTTGCTTGATCGCCGATGGAAGCTGAATATCGATTTGTTGCAAATACATCCTGTGAACTATGATATATTGTGATAATATTGGTGTCACATATCTTTGTGCAATCCGGAATTTTACTTAAGAATAAAGCATATCGCTTTAGGCCTTGTTCTTTAGCTGAAATAGCGACTGTGACTGTGTAAAACGATGGTGAACGTAAAAATTATGAAAGCAAAACGACAATTTAAAACTGTAATAAAGGTGACGCCGGAGAAAATGGAAGTGGGATTAAAAAAGCTGGAAGCGGGATACAGCGACTTAGGAGTCGTCAAAAAAACCAGCGATCAGAAACTACTTTCACGTCATCAGTTCCAAAAAACTCAGCgactgatttttttaaaaactgtgtCGTCCGTTCAGCTTCCCCCTCTTTAATTTTCAGTCGCAGACGCTATTGCAGCGATCAATAAAAGAACACCTTACTCTCACATCATTCAGAATCTCATTCAAGTGGGTGCTTTAATTTGTGTGTCTCTCATGTCAACCCATGATCAGCTAGCAGATGGACTGACAAAATCGTTACCTAGGACTCAATTTCAAAAGGCTTGTTTCATGATTGGCGCGACTAAAGTCCTTACATCTtaagaaatatcaaaaataaaagtccTTACATCTTGAGGTGTATCAAAAATATTCTCATATCTATGATTAACGTATGTTATGGATCTATTTAATTATGTACAGCTTTTTTATACTGCAACTAGTATTTAACTCGTGGTACACCAGGGGacaatgatttaattttatttataatatttttttattttagcggtatttaatttagtaataaaattatatatttttaattttttatatttttatatttaagcggtgatacaattattcttaaaatattataattttatcaggataaaacactaaaattatgaattataactgtttgtataatgtataattaatcagaatactattttttatttatttaaaataatactatattattgttttgtttgatataattatttaatttaactgattgtttatttttcagtgtGTAGagtttaatgattgatttttctatttttattttattttgggacacatatatataaaagaaatttgcttattgctttttattttatcaatttaccatattttacttattgcttttagtgaaattttgtagggactaaaattttaaataagcaaaattaaaagGATATAACCGAAAATGTACTtcataaatgtatatataaattagtcTCTTATAACCCTACCTAGCTACTCCCTCTATATAATTAGTTACTCTTAATTATATTCAACattcatatttaatttagaacGTATCTAAAAGACTAAGGTTCGAGTCTTTTCACTGCGATTTCAACTATCCTTATCTATTGTGGGTGCCGTCAGTAACAATTACCCGACTCGTTCACAAGTTTTGGAAATCAGTTTTGAGTTTTAGTTTAAAGTTGCATATTCTATGAAGAAGAACATTATATGAAACCAACAGTATTTGGTATGAAATTAAATATAGTAGGTAGGTACaacattcatctccttcctgCCAACAAATTAATTGttcataaatatttgtgaaCACGTTCACATCTTTCTCATGGACCAAATTAAAGATCTGAGCAGGCTCGTAATTAGATGAGTTGTGTGGTCGATATTGTACCCTTTTAAGTCTTATATATGCCATTCAACTACTCGAAACTTATCTCTCTCCATGCCAACACTACAATAGCATacagtattaattaattagtaaagtATAGATcattaatcaaattattaaaaaatgataaatacgAACTTGAGATCAATGTTAAACAAATTCAACTGGATCATAAAGATCAGCGAGTTGGTTAAATTCAAATAGACATGAGCAGAATTAATTCTTAGTGCAATAGTTTTTTCTGTAAAGCTACAACGATCTAGCACCAAAACGAACAAGTGGAGTTCAAACCAAGGTGCCaaaaatttaagttttgtttatatttaaactAACAAAAAGTTTCAAAGCCCAagataaaaagttattttttctttttcttctcggCTTTGTCTCAAGTGGTGAACTTGTGGGTTCTATAGCTGAAAAATGTTTAAGGATGCATTTTCATTGTGCGTTATGTAGAGACCACCCAATTTCAGCCTTGTTGTTAAGTTTCTTGGTAGGGAcattaattagtttcttttataacgcaaaaattaaatcaagtttttttgaataaatatgtgaattttcattaaatGAAGAGATGAACTTTGCATCtacattaacatttttaaagtatattttaaagaaaatatttgttttagtaaatatttacaatgccattattatatttatgtatctAAACAACTTTACAATTAATTCCCAATACTATCCATATAACCAAACATagctaaaatattttaacattaattgtaaaattatccatataattgtaacatccacgagcggaatttggggatgggtgtcgatcgacaccaggggtgtgtcgatcgacaccagctctTCTGGTCCGACCAAGTTATTTTAATTCGCAATTTTGGATTGATTTGGTTTGATTGGTTTGTCCAAACCGAGTATATAAGCAGAGAAGCAACGAAGTTGAGGGTTTGGAGAGTGTTTTTGTGGCCGCTTgcgagaagaaaagagagaaaggcgAAAACTTGTGAGTTGAGAggattttggcttgttcttagtgattttggtgatatatgtggTTGTGGAAGGGAGagttgttgctgggaacgaaggagaagcttcttaaggtgttgtttccaccgtttctcaaccaaatcttcctgcaaaagaggtgagtgcttggtCATAGCTGATCTAAGCCTTAGATCCATTTTGTTTTGgctgttctttgttgtttgtggtgctttgcttgtgtgggttggttggtttcatgtttccatAGGTTCCTAAAACATTTGGGAGAGTTTGGAACGAATTAGAGGCGATTCGAAACAGGGGTTCGACGTTCGACTTCTTGCAAATCGTATCTGTGAaggtggtatcgatcgacacctgtTAAGTGTCGGTCAACAAAATGGCCGTGCctgtatcggtcgacaccgacctaGCGTAAGTCGACACCGACTTAGCGTAGGTCGACACCAGACATGTCCACTTCTTCAATGGGTCATAATCGGGGCCAGCTCATACGTGTATGCCATTTAAATCAGTATATATCgggttttgttttatatcaACATCATACATTATGTGGGTAGTTAGatataataaattacatttttttttaaaaaaacgttaTATCCTCATGGATGCATCTTTACCTACAacaaatagttaaaaaaaaaaaaagttatagtaGCCAGGGACCAACAATTATGTCAACAGTATACACCAAAATAACATAAATGTAGCTCGAACAGTACTAATGGAATCGCATTCTATTAATACGCTTCCACATGTTGGCATGAAAGtgtattttgatttctaaaatatgttgaactttcaaaaaaaaaaaaaaaaaaatcaaatgggCAATTAAAACATATCTGATAGATTTGTATAGAAATTTATTGGGCTACGATTGCTAATAAATTTATGTTGGACAAACTGCATACATAACGTCACGTACGTGTATGACTAAAACTATTAGAGACTTCATTTCTTGCAAATGGTTAACGTACAAgtacatattttttcttttcttttaaatttaaggCAACTCCAATCTAATTTTTGTCCTCTGTTACTATCTTTATAATTACTGATGTACAATAGTAATAGCAAAATGTCCAAGTAGTATACTCTTCGGTTTTCTTATTTtccacatataatttttatttaatatattttcttctaatttttttttgtcaaccattggaccacaacATGCCAGCCCATTAGCCTAATTCCTACATTTGTAGAGAACGAAACTCGATCcttggtgtgatggtgccttatGCATTAAAGACTTACTATTGGCCACTACATTATGGTCATTTCAGCATATACTTAATTATTTCTCTATCTAATTTGTTGATCAATTTGAAGTTTATGAAGACAATTTCTGTTAAAACAACAGCTATTATGAAATGATATTTAGAAACCAaatggtttttataaataaaatggaaggacttaatttaaaaaactacATAAAAGGAACCCACGAAGGTAGCAACCACAAAACCCTAACCTCATACCAAACCTCATTTACtacttataataatatataaaaaaaaagacagaaggACAAAATATGAATGCTATAAAATCGAAGTAGTACTGCAAAAGGTTGgagaatcataaacaaaaaaaccataaaaatggaaaaatatatgGAGAGAGAAGAGCCAATGGAGCCGCTTAGCCCAATGTCACATATGCTAAGTTCCCCAAATTTCTTCATTGTTATAAGTTTTGGGTTTAAAATTAGATGCAACCCATCGAAATTTGTTGAAGGCATCAACAACTCATTGATCAATGCTCCCAGATTCTCTAGCAAAATGgtaatttataaatattctaTACGTACGCatgcattttgttatatatatactatagcTAGAATTTtggtatatacatataataagtATAAACATACtgaataagatatatataaagaattctTCACTGACTAATagaattaaatttgtttctatCTCTTTAGTATGCAAATATCACAAGTATATTATTTAGGGATCATAATTTTTCTTGCCTTTTCAGGAGATAGACTACAAGAGAAAAGGAGAACCGGTGTGGATTCCTGTTAAAGTTCGAGTAGAAGATCATATAATTGTGCCGGATCTTGACTATCCCAATATTGAAAATCCTGATCAGTTCATAGAAGATTATATTTCAACAATTGCTAACATTCCAATGGACATGTCCAAACCACTTTGGGAATTTCATTTGCTCAACGTAAAGACATCAAAAGCAGAATCTTTGGCTATAGCAAAAATACATCACTCAGTTGGTGATGGAATGTCTCTTATGTCTCTCTTACTTGCTTGTTCACGAAAAACATCAGACCCCGACGCACTAATTTCTAGTACCGTGGCTACAAAGAAACCTGTTAATTCCATGGCTTGGTGGTTGGTtgttgggtttttgtttttaataagagTCACCTTCACCACTATTGTTGAATTTTTCAAGTTAATTCTTACAGTATGCTTCATGCAAGATACCAAAAATCCTATTATGGGTAATCCCAGTGATGGATTTCAATCTTGGAAGCTTATCAATCGGATAATAAGTTTTGATGATGTCAAGTTTGTGAAGGACACAATGAACATGGTATGTATAGTAATTATTATCTTGCTTTATATATTGATCACTCATTTCAGTTTTACGTACACTTTATCTAACAACttcataatattcaaaaattttcaGAAGGTGAATGATGTTCTTCTTGGAATGACACAAGCAGGTCTTTCACGATATTTGAGTAGCAAATATGGTTAATTCAAACTCCTTTCTCCTTTTATCAGTATCTATCATTTACCATATACcttcttttttcaattatttttttttaccataaaaaaaatccaCACACCACATTacctataatattttttttcttcaattattttattttcgatATGTAATCACTTCCTATAATATTAAAAACCAGAGGTACTCAATCACTCAAACCATAATTACATCATAATTCATAGTATTTGAACATCCTCAATAATACTTCTAATATTTGATCATTGTTGACAGATGGATCAAAGGCCGAGAAGAAAGAGATCTTAGAAAAGCTCCGTGTTCGTGGTGCTGTAGCTATAAACTTAAGACCAGCAACAAGGATAGAGGTGATAGTCATCATGTTCATAGTTATATACAAtcatacaaaaccaaaattttaattaattttaagtgtaaagtttaataaaatatgaaaatgtagGATTTGGCTGACATGATGGCGAAGGGTTCGAAGTGTAGGTGGGGAAACTTCATAGGAACTATCATATTTCCTTTGTGGGTGAAATTCGAGAATGATCCATTGGAGTACATCCGACGAGCCAAAGCTACAATGgataggaaaaaaatatctctCGAAGCGTTTATTTTCTATGGAATCATAAAATTCACCTTGAAATTGTTTGGAGGAAAggtgaaaatatacaaaaccGATATGAGCAATGTCTATTCGATACAACttaatgcatttaactaatttttcttttactgtAAGAAATTAACAGGTAGTAGAAGATTTTGGAAAGAGGATATTTGGTCACACATCCTTGGCATTTTCAAATGTGAAAGGTCCCGATgaagaaataagtttttttcaCCATCCGATTTCATATATCGCGGGAAGTGCATTAGTTGGATCACAAGTAAGTACAACTGATTTCATATATACTTAAATCATTCCTTTTATGAAGTACATTTGTTTACTCTTCTAAAAGATTATGAAACTTTTGATGAAGTTAAATTAActaattgtttcttttattttgtttttgtgatgttTAAGGCTCTCAATATCCATTTCATAAGCTACGTAAACAAGATTGTCATCAATCTAGCTGTTGACACAACAACTATTCCAGATCCACATAGACTATGTGATGATATGGTAGAAGCACTCAAGATCATCAAATATGCTGCCATGCAAGAGAAAAGATCTCGTAAAAGCGAAGTTTAAAAAACATCACCTGATGTTTGATCAAACCTATGAAATGTATAACAAATATGAACTTTTCTGTTTCagttaaaaaatgtaaaaaaaataatatatatatatatatgtgatgtaGTGCAAGTttgttaatttggtttgatctaATATGTTTTATGAAACATTTTGAGAAATGTcggcaaaccaaaaaaaaaaaaaatcgccaaaaaaaacacatcattGAAGATAATTTAGAAGTCAATCATGAACTCAgcttaaaatcaattaaaatctatCTGGCAAgaactttaatttaaaaaggTATTGTGAAAATGATGCCTCAATAGCATAATAACAGAAACGTCAATATActgataaaagtaaaaactttgaACTActaaagttattatttatttatttttacgaATTTTAAACCATAATACAATCAAATAAACCCATATGCATTTATGTAAATTCAATGATGCGACACCGAAAATTGAAATTCCTTTAATTCGCAAATAAGAAATTAGTCGTTTGTTGATGCAAGATTTTTAGTTTGTGGGCTAAGCATTTTGTTatgaaattaaaccaacaagaaaTGAATAGAAACATTAAGACGTTTCCAAATTacaatgagaaaatttattagagagaaatGGGATAGGCAATTTTCCATGGAAAAGGATCCCATCCCTCATTATTTCTCCGTTCATGGTTCTTAACTTCTTATAATAGTCAGTTTGATCTTTTATCATTTATTTCCATCGAAAAAGATCCCATCCCTCTTTGCTGGACATCATGTCACATTCTGGAATACATTGAAAAATGGGTGTTTTGCGATACACCATGAATCTCCCGTGTAGTCTAGGCGGTATACGCTTGTGCTCCTTCCCTCGGTCAACTTTCATAGTTGTGTATACATTAGTTTCCTCTCCCAAGGTTAGGGATGTTAAAATGGATAAATCCATCCTATTTAAATCCATTCTATTTAAGTATAAACctatttagttttgaaaatcCATTTAACGTAACTGTACCTATTTAAACATACATCGACCCATTTAAATCCATCAAACCCATTTAAGTATATAACTTTGGTGCTAATAtgcaattttgtatttttgtgagaattttttttaatgatggaAAAACTCGGATTCTCGGTTTGAGCGGAAAactgttttgtaaaaaataattttaataacaaaagacaattttgtatttttggcgggaaattacGTTTGTACGATTTTGATGGGAAAACTTGGGTCTACGGTTTTGGCGGGTAtgttgaattaaaataaatccaTTTAAACCcatttatgacaaaaaaaaattatgggttTAAATGGGTTCGTTTTAATTCAACACTAGGTAAACAACCCACACATAGTGCGGATAAatcgattcaaataaaattattatgagtaaaattattatttgaaatttaagattcgcttgtataaaacaaaatatgtaactaatttttattattattcaaatttgcgattattttgtgtaaaaatacatttcacccgTTATTTGAATATAGAAAAGAATTTTAACGTGGTGGAGAAATTTGTATGgactttattttaataaaatataaataattatcaattaaaaaaaatattttgttgtttttgaaagAATAGTAATATAGATTCAAATTAAATGGctataaaaagttttaatttatgtaatgaatttaaatttaaatttatagtaGCATAGATgtaattagtttaattaatgAGGATTATTTGCTAAAATGTGCTTCTAgctctctggcgacgacacatcatcatttttttagaatgtttctctattaatatatagggataCCCGTTTAATAAATGAGTGTTGTATATTCATATTAACATGGCGGGTATGTTTCTTTGTCATGTATTAAAGGGTAAAATTAATTGAAGTTAGCTCCGCAAGTGTAGAATTTGAAGTTTGCGGACGGTTGCGTCTACCCAAACATATCCCAATCGTCCGACAGTTGTGGGATAACCAATTTAATTTAACCATTAGACCCGTCCCATTTAACTGTGACAGATCTCACTGTCCATTTCGACAATGGGATTAGCCATGATCTTACCAAACAACGCCAAGTGTTCTCGAATTTATGAAGTTTTCATATAATATGAACTACGACCACCAACTGGATCAATTTAGCCTTTATATTACTCATCTACATTATCACAAGACATCAAAAATCAACACATCCATTGTAGCGTTTGTGTTTTGGCCCATTTGCTATACAAGCTAAATCCAACTActtaatataaccaaaaatagaCAAGATAATATTCAAGAATCTCATGTGTTTGCATGAGCATGCTTGTCAAGAAACGCCTTAGCCAGGTTACTAAAGCTTACACTGACTGAATCAGCTGCTGCGTACCTCTCTATGAGATCCACCACTTCTGCTCTCAAGATCTGCTCTCTTGTTGCTCTGTTATAGTCACACATGTAATACAAAGCCCCAAGTGCGTAATTCAcctatttgaagaaaaaaaacaattttgagtTTCCATTTAAACACCAGAGAGACATTAATAAGGCGAGAAACTCGTGTGGACTCACAGTGTTCCGCACAGGACTTGATAAACATTTGATTATAAGAGGAATTCCATGAGCCTCGACAATTGTAGCAACATTTTTCGGGTCTGcacaagaagagaaaagagcaTTTGGTTTGATGATCAGTAAATTGCAGTTatggcaacaacaacaaaaacacagttTAGAATCAGagagtaaaattgtatattCAAGGCATTTTACCGGCACAAGCGTTGTATAATCCTCCTATTCCAAATTCCACGAGCTTTTCATTTGGCTCTGTTAGACAGTCTATGAATAGTTCCAAGACATTTAGCTGCTCGAGTACACCATTAACATTTTCATCGTGAGAAGACTAAAGTGGGGGATATTTGGGTTCTCCATGGGAAACGATAGAAGAACATGAGCATACTCAGAGAGTTACCCAAAGTTTGCTACAATTTTCTCCTTTGTATCTGCAGGTGCAAAAACAACAATTGTGTCTCAAAATAACTTGACAAAACTAAAGTGAAAAAAACCAGAGAAATACTAAATTAGGCTAGCTAAGCTAAATCTATAGTCTAACAGAAGCATTTGAAAGTGATGACAGCAATTTGCCATAAGGCAGAAGTATCGATAATGTAGGACAATCTACATAactcaaaatttcaaaacaagagTTAAATTGCCAATCCCATATCTAGGGTTTGCACATTCTATGATATGTGCACTGTTGACTGACGTTCGATATGTGCCGATACAGTAATGTTTAACACAAACCACCGTATCTTCTATTTTAAGTACCCTAATGTTCCATATgagccacacacacacacaatcctTAAAAACAAATGGCAACAGATATATTAATCACAAGAAAGCACCAAAGCAAGTCCTATGCAACAATACTTTCTAAATGttcaaacaaaaacatgaatcaGTTACTTATTATGGTCTACAACTAAAACCCAAAGCTAGTACAGCATGCCTACCTTGATCAGTTGCAATTTGAAACTGACTCACAAGCTCCTGCAAATTTTaatagaagaagacaaaaactcagctccaacaacaacaatgcttCTTCACAGAGACCTGTAGAAATTGAAGCCTTTGTGTGTCCATGTTTTCCTGTACGTTCTTCTTGTCTTCCCTTATTTGTAAACATT
The sequence above is a segment of the Camelina sativa cultivar DH55 chromosome 10, Cs, whole genome shotgun sequence genome. Coding sequences within it:
- the LOC104719346 gene encoding O-acyltransferase WSD1; the protein is MEKYMEREEPMEPLSPMSHMLSSPNFFIVISFGFKIRCNPSKFVEGINNSLINAPRFSSKMEIDYKRKGEPVWIPVKVRVEDHIIVPDLDYPNIENPDQFIEDYISTIANIPMDMSKPLWEFHLLNVKTSKAESLAIAKIHHSVGDGMSLMSLLLACSRKTSDPDALISSTVATKKPVNSMAWWLVVGFLFLIRVTFTTIVEFFKLILTVCFMQDTKNPIMGNPSDGFQSWKLINRIISFDDVKFVKDTMNMKVNDVLLGMTQAGLSRYLSSKYDGSKAEKKEILEKLRVRGAVAINLRPATRIEDLADMMAKGSKCRWGNFIGTIIFPLWVKFENDPLEYIRRAKATMDRKKISLEAFIFYGIIKFTLKLFGGKVVEDFGKRIFGHTSLAFSNVKGPDEEISFFHHPISYIAGSALVGSQALNIHFISYVNKIVINLAVDTTTIPDPHRLCDDMVEALKIIKYAAMQEKRSRKSEV